The following proteins come from a genomic window of Musa acuminata AAA Group cultivar baxijiao chromosome BXJ1-7, Cavendish_Baxijiao_AAA, whole genome shotgun sequence:
- the LOC135585860 gene encoding protein LAX PANICLE 2-like — protein sequence MAPAMNLLRPTHCDGYGSAYFDDSRLDHEQASGLMADKATGTSDGHEEGDKIGKEASKADGDDGRGGWLQLSIGGGRRSNYPKLQDPSPVLDPSSSNGRNKGDPPEFHLFCRRPSEPPPALAPPLFPAIMGGYCHQWPEYPSPSSTARTFTPSSSSRGQFVCPSARFSSPLRLDGEMRVVSQPRRPQTGMWLVLQAAQDQVKEPFLPQIPKSYLRIKDGRMTIRLLMRYLASKLGLEDDSQVEITCRGQQLSPFLTLIYVRDNIWCSLEAVELHTDTSSTKYVMNLLYRSRGRCR from the exons ATGGCCCCGGCGATGAACCTCCTCCGGCCAACCCACTGCGATGGCTACGGTAGCGCCTACTTCGACGACAGTCGACTGGATCATGAACAAGCATCGGGTCTGATGGCTGACAAGGCCACTGGAACCAGCGACGGACACGAAGAGGGGGACAAGATCGGAAAAGAAGCCTCCAAGGCCGATGGCGACGACGGCCGCGGGGGATGGCTCCAACTGAGCATCGGAGGCGGCCGTCGCTCCAACTATCCCAAACTACAAGATCCTTCGCCGGTGCTGGATCCGTCAAGTAGCAACGGTAGGAATAAGGGCGATCCACCGGAGTTCCACTTGTTCTGCCGCAGACCCTCCGAGCCACCTCCGGCCTTGGCGCCGCCGCTGTTCCCTGCGATCATGGGAGGGTACTGCCACCAATGGCCGGAGTATCCAAGCCCAAGCTCCACGGCGAGAACATTCACTCCGTCGAGCAGCAGCCGGGGCCAGTTCGTGTGCCCGTCGGCTAGGTTCAGCTCGCCGCTGCGGCTCGACGGGGAGATGAGGGTGGTGAGCCAGCCACGTCGGCCGCAGACGGGCATGTGGCTCGTTCTCCAAGCAGCACAAGACCA GGTAAAGGAGCCTTTCCTGCCTCAGATACCCAAGAGCTACTTGAGGATCAA GGATGGAAGGATGACAATTAGGCTGTTGATGAGGTACTTGGCTAGTAAGCTTGGGTTGGAGGATGACTCACAG GTGGAGATTACTTGTCGAGGTCAGCAGCTTTCTCCTTTCTTGACACTAATATATGTTCGGGACAACATCTGGTGTTCACTGGAAGCAGTGGAGCTGCACACAGACACATCTAGCACCAAATATGTCATGAACCTCCTTTACAGAAGCAGAGGCAGATGCAGATAG
- the LOC103974936 gene encoding uncharacterized protein LOC103974936, producing the protein MERPTSDMSSANAVLLGALASGVNDQTWFVLKATFLLLGLCLTSMLALAFSSSDFIIVGHVVLLVTIGTVLFLLLNRFLAQTGLVSVEQQMKEMGISDREQIEKDKSN; encoded by the exons ATGGAGAGACCCACTTCTGACATGTCTTCAGCAAATGCTGTGCTGCTGGGTGCATTGGCTTCTGGTGTAAAT GATCAAACATGGTTTGTGCTGAAGGCTACATTTTTGTTGCTTGGATTATGTCTTACTTCCATGCTTGCTCTAGCATTTTCATCAAGTGATTTCATTATTGTTGGCCACGTTGTTTTGCTTGTTACCATAGGGACAGTTCTTTTTCTACTCCTAAACAG ATTTCTAGCACAGACTGGTCTGGTGTCTGTTGAACAACAAATGAAGGAGATGGGTATTTCAGACAGAGAACAGATCGAGAAAGACAAAAGCAATTAA
- the LOC103974937 gene encoding basic helix-loop-helix protein 80-like, translated as MTKRFRSSSQDMPRIALYEASRMNSSLVMVDPRGGRGVAPTPRSSMEKKRKKRDLTTALRTSTILDCSSNVSCHQGAEGKVRKRNKHAEEKKKKKDDEADNGEGRGYIHVRARKGEATDSHSRAERVRRERIRERMDLLRGLVPGCDKNTGKAVMLDEIINYVQFLQNQVEFLSMKLASMNPVFYDLERFESSALQTSPFHQAAPEGASRSYTMKEASTPLLLHGQGPISLPQEHGSVVVQVADRRQELLHQVVFNNVCSFQ; from the exons ATGACCAAACGCTTCCGGAGCAGCAGCCAAGACATGCCCAGAATTGCCCTTTATGAGGCCTCCCGGATGAACTCTTCTTTAGTCATGGTTGATCCCCGTGGAGGACGAGGGGTGGCCCCAACACCACGGAGCTCCATGGAGAAGAAGCGAAAGAAACGAGATCTCACGACAGCCCTAAGAACTTCAACTATCTTGGATTGCTCGTCTAATGTTTCCTGTCATCAGGGCGCAGAGGGAAAGGTCAGGAAACGGAACAAACAcgcggaagagaagaagaagaagaaggacgaCGAAGCCGATAATGGCGAGGGAAGAGGATACATTCACGTGAGAGCAAGAAAAGGTGAGGCCACAGACAGCCACAGTCGGGCAGAGAGG GTGAGAAGGGAGAGAATCCGCGAGAGGATGGACCTTTTACGAGGCCTTGTTCCTGGCTGTGACAAG AACACAGGGAAGGCTGTCATGCTGGACGAGATAATAAACTACGTGCAGTTCTTGCAGAACCAAGTAGAG TTTCTCTCCATGAAGCTCGCTTCCATGAATCCCGTATTCTACGACTTGGAACGGTTTGAATCATCAGCACTCCAAACGAGTCCATTTCACCAGGCAGCTCCTGAAGGGGCAAGCAGAAGCTACACCATGAAGGAAGCTTCAACACCTCTTTTACTGCATGGCCAAGGTCCCATATCCCTACCTCAG GAACATGGCAGTGTTGTGGTGCAAGTGGCTGACAGAAGACAAGAACTTCTCCATCAGGTTGTCTTCAACAACGTGTGCTCTTTCCAGTAG